The window CCGCGTTTTTACGATGAGCGCGGGTGGTTTGAAGAAGCTTTATCTTCGCGGCTCTGTGGTCATGATCAGGGCACTTGGCTTCAATTGAACACATCGCTATCCCACCAAAATGTCGTTCGCGGTTTGCACTTGCAAGCACAGTATCCGCAAGCAAAATGGGTGTGGCCAGTGGTGGGTGACATTTGGGATGTTGTTGTGGATATGCGGCCGGGTTCACCAAGCTTTGGTCGCTGGTTTGCAACCAAACTAAGCGCAAGCCAATCACATGTGATTTTTATTCCGAAAGGTTGCG of the Gammaproteobacteria bacterium genome contains:
- a CDS encoding dTDP-4-keto-6-deoxy-D-glucose epimerase; translation: MNWRQTDIEGVLIGSRPRFYDERGWFEEALSSRLCGHDQGTWLQLNTSLSHQNVVRGLHLQAQYPQAKWVWPVVGDIWDVVVDMRPGSPSFGRWFATKLSASQSHVIFIPKGCAHGFATLTEPAIVQYAVDAPYRPDDELVLRFDDPFFSIPWPVSRPVTSEKDRNGVLWAQLDFSKGYPRVSE